One window from the genome of Thermaerobacter marianensis DSM 12885 encodes:
- a CDS encoding XdhC family protein → MAPGVAVRSDAVLVRAAELRAQGRSFALATVIRRRPPVSSRAGDKALVTADGHLEGWIGGSCSESVVREQALAALADGRPRLVQIRLEAPAGDATGHDHGAATDAGAGDARVVTVAMTCPSGGEVDVYIEPFVRPPQLIACGDTPLAVTLAQLAAMVGFEPVLVYGREAPAEATLPGGRAIPVDALADFDPAPEAYAVVASMGHFDEECLQRWLAAGVPYVALVASRRRAAAVKEVLAAAGVPAADLERIRNPAGLDLGSVTQEEIAVAILADIIRQRRTGLGARTGLAVAGGAEPGPAVGAGSGHPEPAAAPAAVPGDAGTAVGPEGAEGFPLVVARDPVCGMQVRVAEARHVAEHAGRRYYFCCAHCKAAFLRDPAAYAAGA, encoded by the coding sequence GTGGCACCGGGAGTGGCGGTGCGTTCCGACGCCGTGCTGGTGCGGGCGGCAGAGCTCCGCGCCCAGGGCCGGTCCTTTGCCCTGGCGACGGTGATCCGGCGCCGGCCGCCGGTCTCGTCCCGCGCCGGGGACAAGGCGCTGGTCACTGCCGACGGCCACCTGGAAGGGTGGATCGGAGGCAGCTGCTCCGAGTCGGTGGTACGGGAGCAGGCCCTGGCCGCGCTGGCGGACGGGCGGCCGCGGCTGGTCCAGATCCGGCTCGAGGCCCCGGCCGGGGACGCCACCGGCCACGATCACGGCGCCGCGACGGATGCCGGGGCGGGTGACGCCCGGGTGGTCACCGTGGCCATGACCTGCCCCAGCGGTGGCGAGGTGGACGTGTACATCGAGCCCTTCGTCCGGCCCCCGCAGTTGATCGCCTGCGGGGACACGCCCCTGGCCGTGACGCTGGCCCAGCTGGCGGCGATGGTGGGCTTCGAGCCGGTCCTGGTTTACGGGCGCGAGGCGCCCGCCGAGGCGACCCTGCCCGGAGGCAGGGCGATCCCGGTGGACGCCCTGGCCGATTTCGACCCGGCGCCGGAAGCCTACGCGGTCGTCGCCTCCATGGGCCACTTCGACGAGGAGTGCCTGCAACGCTGGCTGGCGGCCGGCGTGCCCTACGTGGCCCTGGTGGCCAGCCGGCGCCGGGCGGCGGCCGTCAAGGAGGTGCTGGCGGCGGCAGGGGTTCCCGCGGCGGATCTGGAGCGCATCCGCAATCCGGCCGGGCTCGACCTGGGTTCGGTGACCCAGGAGGAGATCGCCGTAGCGATCCTGGCCGACATCATTCGCCAGCGGCGGACCGGTCTGGGGGCACGCACCGGGCTGGCCGTGGCCGGCGGCGCGGAGCCCGGGCCGGCGGTGGGGGCGGGGTCCGGGCACCCGGAGCCGGCGGCTGCGCCGGCCGCGGTACCCGGGGATGCCGGGACGGCGGTGGGGCCGGAGGGCGCGGAGGGGTTCCCACTGGTGGTGGCCCGCGATCCGGTCTGCGGGATGCAGGTCCGGGTCGCGGAGGCGCGTCACGTGGCCGAACACGCGGGCCGGCGCTACTACTTCTGCTGTGCCCATTGCAAGGCTGCCTTCCTGCGCGACCCGGCAGCCTACGCGGCCGGCGCCTGA
- a CDS encoding CoxG family protein, which translates to MHLHYDGELTIAAPQEKVWEFINDPARVGPCLPDLQQLDIKDERHFDAVVRIGVGPVRGRFRMEVELQPEEAPRRGGLRLRGSGMGSGLQLQARIELEPAGDGTTRFRWEADADVSGPLATVGGRLLDNQARKVTEQLFASIRASLENGARTGPAGSSAASEGA; encoded by the coding sequence GTGCACCTGCACTACGACGGGGAACTGACCATCGCGGCCCCGCAGGAGAAGGTCTGGGAGTTCATCAACGATCCGGCCCGGGTGGGCCCTTGCCTGCCCGACCTGCAGCAGCTGGACATCAAGGATGAGCGGCACTTCGACGCAGTGGTCCGGATCGGCGTCGGACCGGTACGGGGGCGGTTCCGGATGGAGGTGGAACTGCAGCCCGAGGAGGCGCCCCGGCGCGGGGGGCTGCGCCTGCGGGGCAGCGGCATGGGCAGCGGGCTGCAGCTGCAGGCCCGCATCGAGCTCGAGCCCGCGGGTGACGGGACCACCCGTTTTCGCTGGGAGGCCGACGCGGATGTCAGCGGGCCGCTGGCGACCGTCGGCGGCCGGCTGCTGGACAACCAGGCCCGGAAGGTCACCGAGCAGCTGTTCGCCTCGATCCGGGCCAGCCTGGAAAACGGGGCCCGTACCGGCCCGGCCGGTTCCAGTGCCGCAAGCGAGGGGGCGTGA
- a CDS encoding aerobic carbon-monoxide dehydrogenase large subunit produces the protein MAVAERALGQRIKRKEDPRFIQGAGRYLDDIVLPRMLYMGIVRSPYAHARIRSIRKEAALAVPGVVAVITGEDLDKAGLAWMPTLAGDRQMVLAVGKVLFQGQEVAAVVAETREAAFDGVHALAQEVEYEPLPVVVDPFKALEPGAPLVREDREQKTNHIWHWEVGDRDRTERAFAEAEVVVRQQVYFPRVHPAPLEPCGCIADYHKPTGRLTLYVTSQAPHAHRTLLALVSGLPEHKIRVISPDVGGGFGNKVPVYPGYVCAVVASLQLGRPVKWVETRTENLQSTSFARDYHMTCEIAADRDGRVKALRVKTVADHGAFDAAADPSKFPAGLFSIVTGSYDFPTAFAEVDGVYTNKAPGGVAYRCSFRVTEASYLIERTMDVLADELGMDPVELRMKNFIPPEKFPYRSALGWTYDSGNYAATLKKAMDLIGYWDLRREQEERRRRGELMGIGVSTFTEIVGAGPGHTFDIAGIKMFDSCEIRVHPTGKVLVRTGVRHQGQGHETTFAQIVADELGIPVDDVLVEEGDTDTAPYGLGTYASRSTPTAGGATAMAARRIRDKARKIAAHLLEAAEEDVVWDNGRFHVAGAPGRAVTFQEVALAAYTNPPPGVEPGLETVYYYDPPNLTFPNGAYICVVDIDKGTGEVKVRRFVAVDDCGTVINPLVVEGQVHGGLTEGFGIAFMQEIVYDENGNNLSSDFSSYLIPTAMETPVWETDRTVTPSPHHPIGAKGVGESPNVGSPAAFVNAVVDALSHLGVRHIDMPITPWKVWKILREHGIE, from the coding sequence ATGGCGGTCGCTGAGCGAGCCCTGGGCCAGCGCATCAAGCGCAAGGAAGACCCGCGCTTCATCCAGGGCGCCGGGCGGTATCTGGACGACATCGTGCTTCCGCGCATGCTCTACATGGGCATCGTGCGCAGCCCTTATGCCCATGCCCGGATCCGCTCCATCCGCAAAGAAGCGGCTCTGGCGGTTCCCGGGGTTGTCGCGGTGATCACCGGCGAGGACCTGGACAAGGCCGGCCTCGCCTGGATGCCCACGCTGGCGGGCGACCGGCAGATGGTGCTGGCCGTGGGCAAGGTCCTGTTCCAGGGGCAGGAGGTGGCCGCGGTCGTCGCCGAGACGCGGGAAGCGGCCTTCGACGGCGTGCACGCCCTGGCCCAGGAGGTGGAGTACGAGCCCCTGCCGGTGGTGGTCGACCCCTTCAAGGCGCTGGAGCCCGGGGCGCCCCTGGTGCGCGAGGACCGGGAGCAGAAGACCAACCACATCTGGCACTGGGAAGTGGGCGACCGGGACCGGACCGAGCGTGCCTTCGCCGAGGCCGAGGTGGTCGTCCGGCAGCAGGTCTACTTCCCCCGCGTTCATCCCGCGCCCCTGGAGCCCTGTGGTTGCATCGCCGACTACCACAAGCCCACGGGGCGGCTCACCCTCTACGTCACCTCCCAGGCGCCCCACGCGCACCGCACCTTGCTGGCACTGGTCTCCGGGTTGCCGGAGCACAAGATCCGGGTGATCTCGCCGGACGTGGGCGGCGGTTTCGGCAACAAGGTGCCGGTCTACCCGGGCTACGTCTGCGCCGTGGTGGCCTCCCTGCAGCTGGGCCGGCCCGTCAAGTGGGTGGAGACCCGGACCGAGAACCTGCAGAGCACCAGTTTCGCCCGGGACTATCACATGACCTGTGAGATCGCCGCGGACCGGGACGGGCGGGTGAAGGCCCTGCGGGTGAAGACGGTGGCGGACCACGGTGCCTTCGACGCGGCCGCCGACCCGTCCAAGTTCCCGGCCGGCCTGTTCAGCATCGTCACCGGTTCCTACGACTTCCCGACGGCCTTCGCGGAGGTGGACGGCGTCTACACCAACAAGGCGCCCGGCGGTGTCGCCTACCGCTGCTCCTTCCGGGTCACCGAGGCGTCGTACCTGATCGAGCGGACCATGGACGTGCTGGCCGACGAGCTGGGGATGGATCCGGTGGAGTTGCGCATGAAGAACTTCATCCCGCCGGAGAAGTTCCCGTACCGGTCCGCGCTGGGGTGGACCTACGACAGCGGGAACTACGCGGCCACCCTCAAGAAGGCGATGGACCTCATCGGCTACTGGGATTTGCGCCGCGAGCAGGAAGAGAGGCGCCGGCGCGGCGAGCTCATGGGGATCGGCGTGTCCACCTTCACCGAGATCGTCGGCGCCGGTCCCGGCCACACCTTCGACATCGCCGGCATCAAGATGTTCGACTCCTGCGAGATCCGGGTCCATCCCACCGGGAAGGTGCTGGTGCGCACCGGCGTTCGCCACCAGGGCCAGGGCCACGAGACCACCTTCGCCCAGATCGTCGCCGACGAGCTGGGCATCCCCGTGGATGACGTCCTGGTGGAGGAAGGCGATACCGATACCGCTCCCTACGGGCTGGGGACCTACGCCAGCCGCAGCACGCCGACGGCCGGTGGCGCCACGGCGATGGCCGCCCGCCGCATCCGGGACAAGGCGCGGAAGATCGCCGCCCACTTGCTGGAAGCGGCGGAAGAGGACGTGGTCTGGGACAACGGCCGGTTCCACGTGGCCGGTGCGCCGGGCCGGGCGGTCACCTTCCAGGAGGTGGCCTTGGCGGCGTACACCAACCCGCCGCCGGGGGTCGAGCCCGGTCTGGAAACCGTCTACTATTACGATCCGCCGAACCTCACCTTCCCCAACGGGGCGTACATCTGCGTCGTGGACATCGACAAGGGCACGGGCGAGGTCAAGGTGCGGCGGTTTGTGGCGGTGGACGACTGCGGCACGGTGATCAATCCGCTGGTGGTGGAGGGCCAGGTGCACGGCGGTCTCACCGAGGGCTTCGGCATCGCCTTCATGCAGGAGATCGTCTACGACGAGAACGGCAACAACCTCTCCAGCGACTTCTCCAGCTACCTGATTCCGACGGCCATGGAAACCCCGGTGTGGGAGACCGATCGCACCGTCACGCCGTCGCCACATCATCCCATCGGTGCCAAGGGGGTCGGGGAGTCGCCCAACGTCGGCTCGCCGGCCGCCTTCGTCAACGCGGTGGTGGACGCGCTCTCGCACCTGGGGGTGCGGCACATCGACATGCCCATCACACCGTGGAAGGTGTGGAAGATCCTGCGCGAGCACGGCATCGAGTGA
- a CDS encoding (2Fe-2S)-binding protein has product MGTRRITVTVNGERYEREVEPRRLLVYFLREDLGLTGTHVGCDTTSCGACTVVMDGRAVKSCTVFAVQADGSEILTVEGLARDGELHPLQKGFWDQHGLQCGYCTPGMLMSAYALLQRNPNPTEAEIRLAISGNLCRCTGYQNIVKAIQQAAAELRGEVPAAAPAAEGVAAAAEPNTRGGSD; this is encoded by the coding sequence GTGGGAACCCGACGGATCACGGTGACGGTGAACGGGGAGAGGTACGAGCGCGAGGTGGAGCCCCGGCGCTTGCTGGTCTACTTCCTGCGGGAGGACCTCGGCCTGACCGGTACCCACGTCGGCTGTGACACCACCAGTTGCGGCGCCTGCACGGTGGTGATGGACGGGCGGGCCGTGAAGTCGTGCACGGTGTTCGCCGTGCAGGCGGACGGCAGCGAGATCCTGACCGTGGAAGGGCTGGCCCGGGACGGGGAACTCCACCCCCTCCAGAAGGGCTTCTGGGACCAGCACGGGCTTCAGTGTGGCTACTGCACGCCCGGCATGCTGATGAGCGCGTACGCACTGCTGCAGCGCAACCCCAATCCCACGGAGGCCGAGATCCGCCTCGCCATCTCCGGCAACCTGTGCCGGTGCACCGGCTACCAGAACATCGTCAAGGCGATCCAGCAGGCCGCGGCCGAGCTGCGGGGCGAGGTACCGGCCGCGGCGCCGGCGGCGGAGGGCGTGGCAGCCGCGGCGGAGCCGAACACGAGAGGGGGGAGCGACTGA
- a CDS encoding FAD binding domain-containing protein, with protein MITPPFDYVAPQTVAEAVQLLRRHGDEAKVIAGGQSLIPMLRFRLLEPALLVDINRIEELAYFREEGGFLRLGALTRHSDVEFAPGLERRYPLLVATARVVADPLVRNRGTVAGSLAHADPAGDWGAALLAAGAQVVLTGPDGSRTLSVDDFLLDTFTTALGEDELLTEVRVPVPPERTGGAYLKLERKVGDFAIAAVGVQVTLNAAGECTRAGIGLCGVGSISLRARQAEEYLLGRTLTEDVLAEAASVAAEEADPVSDQRGPAEYKRDMVRVLTRRALQQAVERARAA; from the coding sequence ATGATCACGCCGCCCTTCGACTACGTCGCACCTCAGACGGTTGCCGAGGCCGTGCAGCTGTTGCGCCGGCACGGCGACGAGGCCAAGGTGATCGCCGGCGGCCAGAGCCTGATCCCCATGCTCCGGTTTCGCCTGTTGGAGCCGGCCCTGCTGGTGGACATCAACCGGATCGAGGAACTGGCGTATTTCCGGGAGGAAGGCGGGTTCCTCCGCCTGGGGGCCCTCACCCGGCACTCCGACGTGGAGTTCGCGCCCGGTCTCGAACGCCGGTATCCCCTGCTGGTGGCGACGGCGCGGGTGGTCGCCGATCCCCTGGTCCGCAACCGGGGCACCGTGGCCGGGTCCCTGGCCCACGCCGACCCGGCCGGCGACTGGGGGGCGGCCCTGCTGGCGGCCGGGGCGCAGGTGGTGCTCACAGGCCCCGACGGTTCCCGGACCCTGTCCGTCGACGACTTTCTGCTGGACACCTTCACCACGGCCCTGGGGGAGGACGAGCTGCTCACCGAGGTGCGGGTTCCCGTCCCGCCGGAGCGGACGGGAGGGGCCTACCTCAAGCTGGAGCGCAAGGTGGGTGATTTCGCCATCGCGGCGGTGGGGGTGCAGGTCACCCTCAACGCGGCGGGCGAGTGCACGCGGGCCGGGATCGGGCTCTGCGGCGTGGGGTCCATCTCCCTACGGGCCCGGCAGGCCGAGGAATACCTGCTCGGCCGGACCCTGACCGAAGACGTCCTCGCCGAGGCGGCCTCCGTGGCGGCCGAGGAGGCGGACCCCGTCTCCGACCAGCGCGGGCCGGCGGAATACAAGCGGGACATGGTGCGGGTGCTGACCCGCCGGGCGTTGCAACAGGCCGTGGAACGGGCCCGGGCAGCGTGA
- a CDS encoding PH domain-containing protein: MSWIGRMMGHAGEADLKRVQQEYAPLLTEGEHIEAAYQVIRDLFIFTNKRLILVDKQGLTGKKVEYLSIPYRSINRFAVETAGHLDLEAELKIWLAGSREPLVKTFHRDLDIYHVQRLLATYVLR; this comes from the coding sequence GTGAGCTGGATCGGCCGGATGATGGGCCACGCCGGGGAGGCCGACCTGAAGCGGGTGCAGCAGGAGTATGCCCCCCTGCTGACGGAAGGAGAGCACATCGAGGCGGCCTACCAGGTGATCCGTGATCTCTTCATCTTCACCAACAAGCGCCTGATCCTGGTCGACAAGCAGGGCCTCACCGGCAAGAAGGTGGAGTACCTGTCCATCCCGTACCGCAGCATCAACCGCTTCGCCGTGGAGACGGCGGGGCACCTGGACTTGGAAGCCGAGCTCAAGATCTGGCTGGCGGGCAGCAGGGAGCCGCTGGTCAAGACCTTCCACCGGGATCTGGACATCTACCACGTCCAGCGGCTGTTGGCGACCTACGTGCTGCGCTGA
- a CDS encoding metal-sulfur cluster assembly factor, protein MAEPLVTEEDIREALMDVIDPELGFNIVDLGLVYGITVEDGRVEIVMTTTTPGCPATHYLQEGTRERARAVPGVKDVDVTVVWSPPWTPDMMSDRAKRFFGLLEG, encoded by the coding sequence GTGGCGGAGCCCCTCGTCACGGAAGAGGACATCCGCGAAGCGCTGATGGACGTGATCGACCCCGAGCTGGGGTTCAACATCGTCGACCTCGGGCTGGTCTACGGCATCACCGTCGAGGACGGCAGGGTCGAAATCGTGATGACGACGACCACCCCGGGCTGCCCCGCGACCCACTACCTCCAGGAGGGGACGCGGGAGCGGGCCCGGGCGGTGCCGGGCGTCAAGGACGTCGACGTCACCGTGGTCTGGTCGCCGCCGTGGACGCCCGACATGATGAGCGACCGTGCGAAGCGGTTCTTCGGGCTGCTGGAGGGATGA
- a CDS encoding ABC transporter ATP-binding protein, producing the protein MEIGVEQLTVVIDGRTILNRVSLACRPGTVTALVGPSGAGKTTLLNVMGLLLRPTAGRVRVGGTDATGWGSRQRRRFWRDHAAFILQDYGVIEEESVAFNVTMRASLLRGRVAGDPERLRAVLAATGLEGREREPAVRLSGGEKRRLGVARALYKDARVIFADEPTASLDERNRARVIELLVSLARQGRTVVVATHDEAMARAADSLYALQRA; encoded by the coding sequence TTGGAAATCGGGGTGGAGCAATTGACGGTGGTCATCGACGGCCGGACCATCCTCAACCGGGTCAGCCTGGCGTGCCGGCCCGGGACGGTGACGGCCCTGGTGGGACCCAGCGGGGCCGGGAAGACCACGCTGCTCAACGTGATGGGGCTTCTCCTCCGGCCCACCGCCGGCCGGGTGCGGGTTGGCGGCACCGACGCCACGGGATGGGGATCCCGGCAACGGCGACGCTTTTGGCGCGACCACGCCGCGTTCATCCTGCAGGATTACGGAGTGATCGAAGAGGAGTCGGTCGCCTTCAACGTGACCATGCGGGCGAGCCTCCTGAGGGGGCGGGTGGCGGGCGATCCCGAGAGGTTGCGAGCCGTTCTGGCGGCGACGGGGCTTGAGGGAAGGGAACGGGAGCCGGCCGTTCGGTTGAGCGGCGGCGAGAAACGGCGCCTCGGCGTCGCCCGGGCCCTCTACAAGGACGCTCGCGTGATCTTCGCCGACGAGCCGACAGCCTCCCTCGACGAGCGGAACCGGGCCCGGGTCATCGAGTTGCTGGTGTCCCTGGCGCGCCAGGGACGGACCGTGGTGGTGGCAACCCACGACGAGGCGATGGCACGGGCGGCGGATAGCCTGTACGCCCTTCAACGCGCCTAA